One window from the genome of Moritella sp. F3 encodes:
- a CDS encoding MFS transporter, with the protein MDNVALSKLEQKTAVSLALVFGLRMLGLFMIMPVFAIYGRDLVGYSPLWVGIVIGAYGLTQAMLQIPMGQLSDRIGRKPVIIAGLGLFCVGSIVAGMADSVYGVAFGRILQGTGAVASAILALAADITREQQRPKVMAVIGMCIGLSFAFSLVAGPVLAQWVGLKGIFFVTAALAIVGMLVVYYIVPNSTTKAPAGDASTNKNKLRAMLRDPQLLRLDVGIFLLHLTLTAVFVSLPFELESAGLVGEHHWWIYFPALLLSFILMVPMLIIAAKKKMNKQFFLFAIALMGSALCVMGFAHGNLWLFGLAIILYFTAFNFLEASLPAMISMSAPAGAKGSAMGIYSTSQFAGAFCGGIIAGSLYSQLGSQGLFFIIAAVMIVWFAISLGLENVGQVKAHTIAVSIANQRDAELIAEKLISLSGINEAVVVLEEQVAYLKATKDFEIDQALNLVREQHRS; encoded by the coding sequence ATGGATAATGTAGCTTTATCTAAATTAGAGCAAAAAACAGCGGTGTCGCTAGCGCTAGTATTTGGTTTAAGAATGCTGGGGTTATTTATGATCATGCCGGTATTTGCTATATATGGGCGCGATTTAGTCGGTTATTCGCCGTTGTGGGTTGGTATCGTTATTGGTGCTTATGGTTTAACTCAAGCAATGCTGCAAATACCGATGGGCCAGTTATCTGATCGTATTGGTCGTAAGCCCGTCATTATCGCTGGCTTAGGCTTATTTTGCGTTGGTAGTATTGTTGCTGGCATGGCTGATTCCGTTTACGGCGTGGCTTTTGGACGTATACTACAAGGTACAGGTGCCGTTGCCAGCGCTATTTTGGCATTAGCTGCTGATATTACCCGCGAACAACAACGCCCTAAAGTGATGGCTGTTATCGGTATGTGCATCGGTCTGTCATTTGCGTTTTCGCTGGTGGCTGGTCCTGTATTAGCACAATGGGTTGGTCTTAAAGGCATCTTCTTTGTGACCGCTGCTTTGGCTATCGTTGGTATGTTAGTGGTGTACTATATTGTACCGAACTCAACAACCAAAGCGCCCGCGGGCGATGCGAGTACGAATAAGAACAAATTAAGAGCGATGTTACGTGATCCGCAATTATTGCGCCTTGATGTCGGTATCTTTTTATTACACCTAACGCTGACTGCAGTATTTGTATCATTGCCATTTGAATTAGAGTCGGCAGGACTGGTTGGTGAGCACCACTGGTGGATATATTTCCCTGCATTACTGCTATCATTTATATTGATGGTGCCGATGTTGATTATTGCGGCGAAAAAGAAAATGAATAAACAATTTTTCTTATTTGCAATCGCGTTAATGGGGAGCGCCTTGTGCGTCATGGGTTTTGCTCATGGTAATTTATGGCTGTTTGGTCTGGCAATTATTTTGTATTTTACCGCGTTTAACTTTTTAGAAGCATCGTTACCTGCGATGATCTCTATGTCGGCTCCGGCTGGTGCTAAGGGATCGGCAATGGGCATTTATTCAACGTCACAGTTTGCTGGTGCATTTTGTGGCGGCATTATTGCTGGTAGTTTGTATTCGCAATTAGGCTCGCAAGGTTTATTCTTTATTATTGCTGCGGTCATGATAGTGTGGTTTGCTATTTCTTTAGGCTTAGAGAATGTCGGTCAAGTGAAGGCACATACTATCGCTGTGAGCATTGCTAACCAAAGAGACGCTGAATTAATCGCCGAAAAGCTAATATCGCTTTCCGGTATTAATGAAGCTGTAGTAGTATTAGAAGAGCAGGTTGCTTATTTAAAAGCGACTAAAGATTTTGAAATAGACCAGGCTTTGAACCTGGTTCGTGAACAGCACAGGAGCTAG
- a CDS encoding LuxR C-terminal-related transcriptional regulator, whose protein sequence is MSDYPNVVLLSQPSLQVATLVSCLRAKLDIPVQQLREVAEIERISIDDNLLLLVDTDNLSSTSQEQLKNKLKQYHGMFRLALINLSDDTTMENISTWPSIFGVFNKRDELDVVCKGIQKITEGEFWMPRRTLSSLISIYRSTKTVDLDRKPELTTREQEILRQLMTGSSNLEIADALYVSEHTIKSHLYNVFKKIKVKNRLQAVSWAKENLI, encoded by the coding sequence ATGTCGGATTACCCAAATGTAGTACTACTGTCACAGCCAAGTCTGCAAGTCGCCACGTTAGTCTCGTGTTTAAGAGCTAAGCTCGATATACCGGTACAACAGCTGCGTGAAGTTGCCGAAATTGAACGTATCTCGATAGATGACAATTTATTATTACTGGTTGATACAGATAACCTCAGCAGTACTTCACAGGAACAACTAAAAAATAAATTGAAGCAATATCATGGCATGTTTCGTTTAGCATTGATTAATTTAAGTGACGATACCACGATGGAAAACATTTCAACTTGGCCATCAATATTCGGCGTATTTAATAAACGCGATGAACTCGATGTCGTTTGCAAAGGCATACAAAAGATCACCGAAGGTGAGTTTTGGATGCCAAGACGCACGCTTAGTTCTTTGATCTCAATTTATCGTTCAACTAAAACCGTTGATCTCGATAGAAAACCAGAACTAACAACTCGTGAACAAGAAATTTTGCGTCAGTTAATGACAGGCTCATCTAATTTAGAAATTGCCGATGCATTATATGTCAGCGAGCACACCATTAAATCGCATCTCTATAATGTATTCAAAAAAATCAAAGTTAAGAACCGTCTACAAGCGGTATCTTGGGCGAAAGAAAATCTGATATAA
- a CDS encoding polysaccharide biosynthesis tyrosine autokinase: MEQNNEMHHRLQQGAQDEIDLTHLVNIISRAFLRICVITTLVAIIAAVFIADLPPIYKASTVLQLQIQQAKPIAIQGVLQNDINNKDYFQTQIEILRSDLITEKVINKLQLSQHLYYTQNKPLTKFAELVSDIKKILSTDIVPVTVVNPHAFIAQIKSAVQVSLIKNTPLLTISYEHYSPELAALIANTYADVYIQHNRDFRVQQTITASLWLKEGVQALKDNLNLAESNLTAFLQQENLINDSGINNFTTTELQNLTTKLNVIRSELISAQTLYRQVNQAENLDLLTSTSIKALSNQAVIVELRNSYTRVKNNIAELSKRYGPLHDKMIHANAQLSVIEDNAKKELQQLSLGFKKSIILLEQNESAVIAALQTKKTEHRTLIKQKARYKELNRELTSSNELYNMFLMRLKETNLTNDLNLSTATITDRAKIPRSPFKPKRTLILVLVILLTLMLLVAHALLSALFFVNRDNVTNLTVPLLGSLPNFKAINKKFEQHSPQKLFQTNNVIFEATQSLRTSLQLSGVTKKQQVIMVTSSSVAEGKSTSAIYLAMALAQSHKVIILEADMRKPSIRKKMGIPNIQRGLVDILSKSGNLNSYIWHDQHSNLAVLSAGELTDSPSNLLISKRFSSCLAILRSQYDYIIIDSPPSLLVSDALIIGQHSDFNILVTRSNKSKMSELNNTIELLAKHGVSTNGIILNQEPLKNDKRYQYYYKREAALAS, encoded by the coding sequence GTGGAGCAAAATAATGAGATGCATCACAGACTCCAACAAGGAGCCCAAGATGAAATAGATTTAACGCATTTAGTTAATATAATTAGTCGTGCGTTTTTACGGATCTGTGTCATCACAACGCTTGTTGCTATCATTGCAGCGGTATTCATTGCCGATTTACCCCCGATTTATAAAGCCAGCACCGTACTGCAATTACAAATACAGCAAGCAAAGCCAATTGCAATCCAAGGGGTGCTACAAAACGATATAAACAATAAAGATTACTTTCAAACGCAAATAGAGATCCTGCGTTCTGATTTAATCACCGAAAAAGTCATCAACAAGTTACAGCTATCTCAACACCTTTATTACACACAGAACAAACCTCTCACTAAATTCGCCGAGCTCGTGAGCGATATAAAAAAAATATTATCAACGGATATAGTCCCAGTAACGGTCGTTAATCCACATGCTTTTATTGCCCAGATAAAGTCCGCAGTCCAGGTCAGCTTAATTAAAAATACGCCATTACTCACCATCAGTTATGAACACTATTCACCTGAGTTAGCCGCCTTAATTGCCAATACCTATGCAGATGTATATATCCAACATAATCGTGATTTCAGAGTCCAACAAACGATCACAGCCTCGCTTTGGCTTAAAGAAGGCGTGCAAGCACTCAAAGATAACCTGAATTTAGCGGAAAGCAATCTCACCGCCTTTCTGCAGCAAGAGAACTTAATTAATGACAGCGGTATTAATAATTTCACCACGACAGAATTACAGAATCTCACCACAAAATTAAATGTGATCCGTAGTGAGTTAATTAGCGCGCAGACCTTATATCGACAAGTAAATCAGGCTGAAAATTTAGATTTACTCACATCAACATCAATTAAAGCACTATCTAATCAAGCTGTTATAGTTGAGTTGAGAAATAGTTATACTCGAGTGAAAAATAATATAGCCGAGTTATCAAAACGCTACGGTCCACTTCATGACAAGATGATCCACGCCAATGCGCAACTCAGTGTCATAGAAGATAATGCTAAAAAAGAGCTGCAACAACTCTCTCTCGGTTTTAAAAAAAGCATCATTCTGCTTGAACAAAATGAATCCGCAGTCATCGCCGCATTACAAACAAAAAAAACCGAGCATCGCACCCTGATTAAACAGAAAGCACGTTATAAAGAGCTCAATCGAGAACTCACCTCAAGTAACGAATTATATAATATGTTTTTGATGCGATTGAAAGAAACCAATCTCACCAATGATCTTAATCTATCAACAGCCACCATAACCGACAGAGCCAAAATACCGCGATCCCCTTTCAAACCGAAACGCACATTGATATTAGTTTTGGTGATCTTGCTGACACTGATGCTGTTAGTAGCACATGCGTTACTCAGTGCATTATTCTTTGTCAATCGAGACAATGTGACAAATCTAACCGTGCCATTATTAGGCTCACTGCCCAATTTTAAAGCCATTAATAAAAAATTTGAGCAACACTCCCCACAAAAGTTATTCCAGACCAATAATGTAATTTTTGAAGCAACACAAAGTTTACGTACATCACTGCAACTATCAGGAGTAACCAAGAAACAGCAGGTCATCATGGTCACGTCCAGTTCCGTCGCTGAAGGAAAAAGTACATCTGCAATTTATCTCGCGATGGCATTAGCTCAATCCCACAAAGTGATTATTTTAGAAGCCGATATGCGAAAGCCATCGATAAGAAAAAAAATGGGGATCCCAAACATCCAACGGGGACTAGTCGATATCTTGAGTAAAAGTGGTAATTTAAACAGTTATATCTGGCATGATCAGCATTCAAACCTCGCGGTACTGTCAGCGGGCGAACTTACCGACAGCCCATCTAACTTACTTATTTCTAAGCGTTTCTCAAGCTGTTTGGCGATCTTAAGATCACAGTATGATTATATTATTATCGATTCACCACCAAGCTTGCTTGTCAGTGATGCGCTTATTATTGGTCAACACTCTGATTTTAATATTTTAGTTACCCGTTCAAACAAATCTAAAATGAGCGAGCTCAACAACACTATCGAATTACTGGCAAAACATGGCGTCAGTACCAATGGCATTATCTTAAACCAAGAACCTTTAAAGAATGATAAGCGCTATCAATACTATTATAAAAGGGAGGCTGCACTGGCCTCATAG
- a CDS encoding outer membrane beta-barrel protein: MLTLRYLLLILCSAPFNLLAEPSPAYNTDLGIEITPSLAINYKYDDNIANVSSNKTASNLIEIMPALRIEGIKYNNQLTLNYAAKRNLYSESENSNFTDHTLQAGISRAMNRRHTLALLYQFDQGHDAPNTGVSEGDVRVAEPAIFYAQAIDLSYRYGSQSSTVTLAPRVSFNNKRYDEDNSNYTTAADFNEYDYGLAIYYRLAASVNLLVDMGHISTNYRDTGNAKDSTQGSANYLAYSGINWDITGKTQGVIKLGYEKINFADNSRTAQADPSWDVGIRWSPKTYSIINISVSQKIRNAVTGTDSIETNNQSINWQHTWRYNLSSSLAYSHRDELYQQSKRNDNSHQLNMALDYQFRRWLTFGLSYGYQNKSSSDSRLAYDKSIYGLTSNLVF; the protein is encoded by the coding sequence ATGCTTACATTACGTTACCTGCTATTAATCCTCTGCTCTGCACCATTTAACCTACTGGCAGAGCCTTCACCTGCTTACAACACTGATTTAGGTATTGAAATAACGCCGAGCCTAGCAATCAATTACAAGTACGACGACAACATAGCCAATGTCAGCAGTAACAAAACAGCCTCCAACTTAATTGAAATAATGCCAGCGTTACGTATTGAAGGAATAAAATACAATAACCAATTAACGCTCAACTACGCAGCAAAAAGAAATCTATACAGCGAAAGTGAAAATAGTAATTTCACTGACCATACATTACAAGCAGGTATTAGTCGCGCCATGAACAGGCGACATACATTAGCATTGCTATATCAGTTTGACCAAGGCCACGATGCTCCCAACACAGGGGTCTCAGAAGGTGACGTTCGAGTCGCTGAACCTGCTATTTTTTATGCTCAAGCTATAGACCTTAGCTATCGCTACGGCAGTCAATCCTCAACTGTAACGCTAGCGCCCAGAGTCAGCTTTAATAACAAGCGCTACGATGAGGACAATAGTAATTACACAACGGCTGCAGATTTCAATGAATACGATTACGGCCTTGCCATTTATTATCGCCTTGCCGCCAGTGTTAACTTGTTAGTCGACATGGGTCATATCAGCACAAATTATCGAGACACTGGCAATGCTAAAGACAGCACTCAAGGCAGCGCTAATTATCTCGCTTATAGTGGTATAAATTGGGATATTACAGGTAAAACACAAGGCGTAATAAAACTGGGCTATGAAAAAATTAATTTCGCCGATAATAGTCGTACAGCGCAAGCGGATCCAAGCTGGGATGTTGGTATTCGCTGGTCACCAAAAACCTATTCCATCATCAATATCAGCGTCAGTCAAAAAATACGCAATGCAGTCACAGGTACTGACAGCATTGAAACCAATAATCAATCCATCAACTGGCAACATACCTGGCGTTATAATTTATCCAGCTCATTGGCTTATAGTCACCGTGATGAGCTATACCAACAGAGCAAACGTAATGACAATAGTCACCAGCTTAATATGGCATTAGATTATCAATTTCGCCGCTGGTTAACATTCGGGTTAAGTTATGGATACCAAAATAAATCATCGTCAGATTCACGACTCGCTTATGATAAAAGCATCTACGGTCTAACCAGCAACTTGGTCTTCTAG
- a CDS encoding polysaccharide biosynthesis/export family protein: MFNLTLWQLCLSRSCLLLSCLLLSTSAAAHQKHHNYTVGAGDKIAIDVYGETDLSFNVIIDSSGTIDYPYLGEITVVGLTPSEIKQKIHNGLEGSYLISPKVMVSIATFRQFYIKGEVKRPGGYPFRPGLTVDKAIALAGGFTERAAKQSIMRSTNSDLTKTQSVNIDDHISPDDILNIAESFF; the protein is encoded by the coding sequence ATGTTTAATCTCACTCTGTGGCAACTCTGTTTATCACGGTCTTGTTTATTACTATCCTGTTTATTACTATCAACATCTGCGGCGGCGCACCAGAAGCATCACAACTATACAGTCGGTGCTGGCGATAAAATCGCGATTGATGTCTATGGTGAAACAGACCTGAGTTTTAATGTCATCATTGATTCTTCCGGCACTATTGATTACCCCTATCTTGGCGAAATAACCGTTGTTGGCTTAACGCCAAGTGAAATAAAACAAAAAATACATAACGGTTTAGAAGGGTCTTACCTCATCTCACCCAAAGTGATGGTCAGTATCGCCACATTCCGTCAGTTTTATATTAAAGGCGAAGTAAAGCGCCCTGGAGGATACCCTTTTCGACCAGGCTTAACCGTTGATAAAGCCATTGCTCTCGCAGGCGGTTTCACTGAACGCGCGGCAAAACAGTCCATCATGCGCTCGACAAATAGCGATCTAACCAAAACACAAAGCGTCAACATAGATGATCATATCTCTCCCGACGATATCCTTAATATTGCGGAGAGTTTCTTCTAA
- the uvrA gene encoding excinuclease ABC subunit UvrA, which produces MDQIIVRGARTHNLKDINVELPRDKLIVITGLSGSGKSSLAFDTLYAEGQRRYVESLSAYARQFLSLMEKPDVDHIEGLSPAISIEQKSTSHNPRSTVGTITEIYDYLRLLFARVGEPRCPTHNAPLAAQTITQMVDHVLALETGRKLMLLAPIVKERKGEHVKTLASLASQGYIRARIDGEVCDLSDPPALDLHKKHTIEVVIDRFKVRDDLQLRLAESFETALNMSGGTAYITDMDDSDAEPIVFSANFACPQCGYSMAELEPRVFSFNNPAGACHTCDGLGVQQYFDHDRIIINADLSLSGGAIRGWDKRNFYYFQMLTSLAKHYKFDLTKPFNSLTTDIQNYILQGSGEQEIEFNYVNDRGDIVLRHHAFEGIIPNMQRRYKETESNAVREELSKYLTTKSCETCSGSRLRQEARHVYIQETTLPEVSRMAIGEAFDFFAGMELPGQKGQIAEKILKEIGDRLGFLVNVGLNYLSLERSADTLSGGEAQRIRLASQIGAGLVGVMYVLDEPSIGLHQRDNERLLQTLIHLRDLGNTVIVVEHDEDAIRAADYVLDIGPGAGVHGGEIVAQGNVDDILKSKKSLTADYLSGRKAIEIPAQRTPLTDKWVHLKGATGNNLKNVDLSVPVGVMTCVTGVSGSGKSTLINDTFFKIAHIELNGATVTTPAPYTSISGLDQLDKVVDIDQSPIGRTPRSNPATYTGIFTAIREIFAGTQESRSRGYKPGRFSFNVKGGRCEACQGDGLIKVEMHFLPDVYVPCDSCKSQRYNRETLEIRYKGKNIHEVLDMTVEEANTFFAPIPPIARKLQTLMDVGLSYIRLGQSATTLSGGEAQRVKLAKELSKRDTGQTLYILDEPTTGLHFHDIKLLMKVLHRLRDHGNTIVIIEHNLDVVKTADWVIDLGPEGGSGGGEILVAGTPETVAEHPDSHTARFLKPMLERAKQLQVINQES; this is translated from the coding sequence ATGGATCAAATCATTGTTCGGGGCGCACGCACCCATAACCTTAAAGATATCAATGTTGAACTACCGCGCGATAAGCTAATTGTGATCACAGGGTTATCCGGTTCTGGCAAGTCGTCATTAGCATTTGATACGCTTTATGCAGAAGGTCAGCGTCGTTATGTGGAATCACTTTCGGCCTATGCGAGACAATTCCTGTCCTTGATGGAAAAGCCCGATGTCGATCATATCGAGGGACTCTCTCCGGCGATCTCTATCGAGCAAAAATCAACATCGCATAACCCACGCTCAACGGTTGGTACAATCACCGAGATCTATGATTACCTGCGTCTATTATTCGCCCGTGTCGGCGAACCACGTTGCCCGACTCATAATGCTCCTTTAGCAGCACAAACAATCACCCAAATGGTTGATCACGTGTTGGCATTAGAAACGGGCCGTAAATTAATGTTATTAGCACCGATCGTGAAAGAACGTAAAGGTGAGCATGTTAAAACCCTGGCTAGCTTAGCCAGCCAGGGTTACATCCGCGCACGTATTGACGGTGAAGTGTGTGATCTTTCCGATCCACCCGCATTAGATCTACATAAAAAACATACTATTGAAGTGGTGATCGACCGCTTTAAAGTCCGAGATGACCTGCAACTACGTCTGGCGGAATCCTTTGAAACCGCACTCAATATGTCTGGCGGTACGGCTTATATTACTGATATGGATGATAGCGATGCAGAACCTATCGTATTTTCGGCGAACTTCGCTTGTCCGCAATGTGGTTATAGCATGGCTGAGCTTGAACCGAGAGTGTTCTCGTTTAACAATCCAGCTGGCGCTTGCCATACCTGTGATGGGCTAGGCGTACAGCAGTATTTTGATCACGACCGCATTATTATCAATGCCGACTTAAGTCTATCAGGCGGCGCGATCCGTGGTTGGGATAAACGTAATTTCTATTACTTCCAAATGCTGACTTCATTAGCGAAGCATTATAAGTTTGATCTGACCAAACCGTTTAATTCATTAACCACTGACATTCAAAATTACATCCTGCAAGGTAGTGGCGAACAAGAAATTGAATTTAACTATGTCAATGATCGTGGCGATATCGTGCTTCGTCACCACGCGTTTGAAGGCATTATTCCTAATATGCAACGCCGCTATAAAGAAACAGAATCTAATGCGGTACGTGAAGAGCTGAGTAAATATTTAACCACTAAATCTTGCGAAACATGTTCTGGCTCGCGTCTACGCCAAGAAGCTCGTCACGTCTATATCCAAGAAACGACACTGCCAGAAGTATCTAGAATGGCAATAGGTGAAGCATTTGATTTCTTTGCGGGTATGGAACTACCTGGTCAAAAAGGTCAAATAGCCGAAAAGATCCTCAAAGAAATTGGCGATCGTCTTGGATTCTTAGTCAATGTTGGGCTTAATTATTTAAGTCTAGAGCGCAGTGCTGATACCTTATCTGGTGGTGAAGCACAAAGGATCCGTCTGGCGAGTCAAATCGGTGCAGGTCTGGTTGGCGTGATGTACGTACTCGACGAACCCTCGATCGGCTTACACCAACGTGATAACGAACGCTTGTTACAAACCCTGATCCACTTACGCGATCTTGGTAATACCGTGATTGTTGTCGAGCACGATGAAGATGCGATCCGCGCGGCTGATTACGTACTTGATATTGGCCCAGGTGCAGGTGTGCATGGTGGTGAGATCGTCGCACAAGGTAATGTTGATGATATCTTAAAAAGTAAAAAATCACTGACGGCAGATTACCTCAGTGGTCGTAAAGCGATTGAGATCCCAGCGCAACGAACACCGTTAACCGATAAATGGGTTCACCTCAAAGGTGCCACAGGTAACAACCTTAAAAATGTTGATCTTTCGGTTCCCGTTGGCGTGATGACCTGTGTAACAGGCGTATCAGGTTCTGGTAAATCAACCCTGATCAATGATACTTTCTTTAAGATCGCACATATCGAATTAAATGGCGCAACGGTAACAACCCCCGCGCCTTATACGTCAATTTCAGGACTAGATCAGCTTGATAAAGTGGTTGATATTGATCAAAGTCCTATTGGTCGTACACCACGTTCGAATCCAGCGACCTATACCGGAATATTCACAGCTATTCGTGAAATTTTTGCTGGTACGCAAGAATCTCGATCTCGTGGTTATAAACCGGGCCGCTTTAGCTTTAACGTTAAAGGCGGTCGTTGTGAAGCCTGCCAAGGTGATGGTTTAATCAAAGTCGAAATGCATTTCTTACCTGATGTTTATGTACCTTGCGATAGCTGTAAGAGCCAACGCTATAATCGTGAAACATTAGAAATACGCTACAAAGGCAAAAATATTCATGAAGTATTGGATATGACCGTTGAAGAGGCTAATACCTTCTTTGCGCCGATCCCGCCTATTGCCCGTAAATTACAAACCTTAATGGATGTAGGTCTGTCTTATATACGCTTAGGTCAGTCAGCGACGACATTATCGGGTGGTGAAGCACAGCGCGTTAAACTGGCTAAAGAATTATCAAAACGCGATACCGGCCAAACCCTGTATATCTTGGATGAACCGACGACAGGTTTGCATTTCCATGACATAAAATTGTTGATGAAAGTGTTACATCGCCTACGTGATCACGGTAATACCATTGTCATTATTGAGCATAACCTGGATGTCGTTAAAACGGCTGACTGGGTGATCGACCTTGGTCCAGAAGGCGGTAGTGGCGGCGGTGAGATTCTGGTTGCAGGTACACCGGAAACAGTAGCTGAGCATCCAGACAGCCATACCGCACGCTTTCTAAAACCAATGCTTGAACGTGCAAAGCAGCTTCAAGTTATTAACCAAGAGTCATAA
- a CDS encoding PglL family O-oligosaccharyltransferase, whose amino-acid sequence MNLTTLKKGFFITFAIYMLIGMHYFQHNGGGSGLHLPFNPIGWIFISSLIGIGLWQATLQAKLVYSRLSLMFIAATLVMLIPVLYADPVVAGLSYTRLFGLVGGLLFFIALQQLQLNQQQRLMLLYLILGAVFVEALFSLVQYYLLPVNNTVGYQKIANRPYGIFQQPNVSASFLTTGIALALYLLTQTKLDEKGKRLFCYATTFMAVIPVILLQSRTGYLSLLIAPLMLLPWVWLQLRESEQTKNLFIWLACCVIAVAISTYSLETADKVARSAAALTDPGARVPIYLHGFNMWLEKPLLGWGYGSFEVAYLNSYSEALSQGLALPGSPENLDHPHNELIYWGIEGGLVALTGIALLVIGFLRIIVKQPIWQGLALLGLVFPLVLHSQTEYPFYHAIVHWVVFLTLVWYIGCRYGNTKSITFNYTFLLRTLALLIPLVTSVFMLTTLHTNKLLTQYERSDRSDITPLTKVVNPVAWITRLEFNAMMYRLQIAMYNNDIAELNNYIDWATEISQKTPRANIYINWVRVLTKLGQNEEAKVLLQRTALLYPSNKWVQRLAASQADSTQP is encoded by the coding sequence ATGAACTTAACAACATTGAAAAAAGGATTTTTCATTACGTTTGCCATATATATGTTGATCGGGATGCATTATTTTCAGCATAATGGTGGCGGTTCTGGCCTACACTTGCCTTTTAATCCTATTGGCTGGATATTTATTTCCAGCTTAATCGGTATCGGCCTATGGCAAGCGACATTACAAGCTAAACTGGTTTATTCACGTCTCAGTTTAATGTTCATCGCTGCCACGTTAGTCATGTTAATACCGGTATTATATGCCGACCCAGTAGTCGCAGGGCTTAGCTACACGCGATTATTCGGTTTAGTCGGTGGCTTACTGTTTTTTATTGCCTTGCAACAATTGCAGCTTAATCAACAACAACGCCTAATGTTATTGTATCTCATCTTAGGTGCTGTCTTTGTCGAAGCGCTATTTAGCCTAGTGCAGTATTACCTGTTACCCGTCAATAATACGGTGGGTTATCAAAAAATAGCCAATCGCCCGTATGGTATTTTTCAACAACCGAATGTGTCAGCATCATTTTTAACAACCGGTATTGCGCTGGCTTTATATTTGCTGACACAGACCAAGTTAGATGAAAAAGGTAAACGGTTATTTTGTTACGCCACCACCTTCATGGCGGTTATTCCGGTGATATTACTGCAATCACGCACCGGTTACTTGTCATTATTGATTGCCCCACTGATGTTATTACCTTGGGTATGGCTACAATTACGCGAATCTGAACAAACAAAAAATCTGTTTATATGGTTAGCGTGTTGCGTTATCGCAGTTGCAATTAGTACTTACTCTCTCGAAACGGCAGATAAAGTGGCGCGTTCAGCAGCCGCATTAACAGATCCAGGTGCTCGTGTACCAATCTATCTGCATGGTTTTAACATGTGGTTAGAAAAGCCCTTATTAGGTTGGGGTTACGGCAGTTTTGAAGTTGCTTACCTCAACTCATATAGCGAAGCATTAAGTCAAGGTTTAGCCTTACCCGGCTCTCCAGAAAATCTCGACCACCCCCACAATGAACTCATCTATTGGGGCATTGAAGGTGGGCTCGTAGCATTAACTGGCATCGCATTATTAGTGATTGGCTTCTTACGTATTATCGTCAAGCAACCAATCTGGCAAGGTTTGGCTTTATTAGGGCTGGTGTTCCCGCTGGTATTGCACAGCCAAACTGAATACCCGTTTTATCATGCCATCGTACACTGGGTCGTCTTTTTAACCTTGGTTTGGTATATCGGCTGTCGTTATGGCAATACCAAAAGCATCACGTTTAATTACACCTTTTTATTACGTACTTTAGCCTTATTGATCCCGCTGGTAACAAGCGTATTCATGCTAACAACTTTACATACCAATAAGCTACTAACGCAATATGAACGCAGTGATCGCAGTGATATAACGCCATTAACAAAAGTTGTTAACCCAGTGGCTTGGATCACACGGTTAGAGTTCAACGCCATGATGTATCGTTTACAAATTGCCATGTACAATAATGACATTGCAGAGCTAAATAACTATATAGATTGGGCTACAGAAATCAGCCAGAAAACCCCAAGAGCAAATATTTATATTAATTGGGTGCGGGTATTAACTAAGCTAGGACAAAATGAAGAGGCAAAGGTCTTGTTGCAACGCACTGCGTTACTTTACCCAAGTAATAAATGGGTACAACGCTTGGCTGCTAGTCAAGCTGATAGCACGCAGCCTTAA